Proteins from a genomic interval of Kitasatospora herbaricolor:
- a CDS encoding PH domain-containing protein has translation MNVYRNPHYRLAGVVLAVIGIVLAVSDRSVIARFPDRDSTWRIALYTAMLAGGIRVLTMRVVATADTLTVRNLLRTHVLPWEAVAGFALESSLVVELKDGRRIGCSAVPPTGLDRMTGRKGYAGTESPRPAPRRGCGQGAGRGGGAGARRDAGVAGAGGPQGAVGGGPPCLRRAGRPAAPGCPG, from the coding sequence ATGAACGTCTACAGGAACCCCCACTACCGCCTCGCCGGTGTCGTGCTCGCGGTGATCGGCATCGTTTTGGCGGTGTCCGACCGGTCGGTCATCGCCCGATTCCCCGACCGGGACTCCACCTGGCGCATCGCCCTGTACACCGCGATGCTCGCCGGGGGTATCAGGGTCCTCACGATGCGGGTGGTGGCGACCGCCGACACGCTGACCGTCCGGAACCTGCTGCGCACCCACGTCCTGCCGTGGGAGGCGGTAGCCGGCTTCGCCCTGGAGAGCAGTCTGGTCGTGGAACTGAAGGACGGACGCCGCATCGGCTGCTCCGCGGTCCCGCCGACCGGACTTGACCGCATGACCGGCCGCAAGGGCTACGCCGGCACTGAGTCGCCCCGACCGGCCCCGCGGCGCGGCTGCGGCCAGGGGGCCGGTCGGGGCGGTGGGGCCGGGGCCCGGCGGGACGCCGGCGTTGCCGGAGCCGGTGGCCCGCAGGGTGCTGTCGGTGGTGGTCCGCCATGCCTGCGACGCGCAGGACGGCCGGCTGCTCCTGGATGCCCTGGGTGA
- a CDS encoding family 20 glycosylhydrolase, which produces MPAVVAAVLTAAACLTVVAPTAQGADAPPQTIPRLTSWTPGTGSMTIAATSRIVVDSTTAGQSTLGQTQLGLTQQTVDQMAAGLATDLATVTGQPHAVTHSQAQPGDIVLSLASTSGAGAEGYRLAIGATAQITANTSAGVYYGGRTLLQILRQDPSHAALPVGSTTDTPAKPMRVVMLDMGRKYWQPSYVKDLIRQMGWVKSNVLVMHFDDAEGFRLNSPAFPGLADPASSYTQAQIQEFQQVAAENNVTIMPGFEFPGHASAVADYFHVGFGDGPNADGSGATSANSCGQQYTYGWVTPSFTMNLTNPRSLQVSKQLLDTFLPWFNGPYVQLGGDEVPGGLAGCPAVQSYLTANSATYSTLGDLLSGFINNVNDHVKTTKPGSRSVIFNGFEAMNHPKQSVNTDVIVMQWDSDGATSAALAGYDTIEADQHNLYLTPNNYHRLYPNQSWIYQQWAPSTSAKSLGGALSLWDDYNMWAQDQFYEDLARTPRAMVADRMWNTSLPTDTVPAFQSRLSAIGNAPGIIGFPPPTRAGNGKPIHLYPMDPAPYPSGWHDAAPPPNVRPFLDTVGGLHGSSYILSSPSFVSDGAGGKAAHFSGSGDGIGLGGVDIAEPWTYSVWVRPTGTQSDAALLSSTAGAIKLQQFGTQAKVGLTRFGVGDYSFNYTAPLNQWVQLTFVATPGTTTLYANGQQVGQLAVSIPLPMQAVGESNRTTLVGDLDTMAIYDQALTAAQVTAQYLAPVQVPLTAYVNNDGISPAGAHDGNFDGSGYTYPADALPQPGLTTVAGTPFLFPDTAAGRNNNVVALGQTITTAQRRYSNARLLVASSYGATSGTVTFTYTDGTTGTAPLSAADWYAANGQLTAPKRYTPTGGTDNSSVSMYTVSLTPDPQRALASIKLPTTAQAAPSTPSMHAFALTLTPAP; this is translated from the coding sequence ATGCCTGCCGTAGTGGCGGCGGTACTCACCGCCGCCGCGTGCCTGACAGTGGTGGCGCCCACCGCCCAGGGCGCCGACGCCCCACCGCAAACCATCCCGCGGCTCACCTCCTGGACGCCGGGCACCGGCTCCATGACGATCGCCGCGACCTCGAGGATCGTGGTCGACAGCACCACAGCCGGCCAATCGACCCTCGGTCAGACCCAACTCGGTTTGACCCAGCAGACAGTGGACCAAATGGCAGCCGGGCTCGCCACCGACCTCGCCACCGTCACCGGCCAGCCCCACGCCGTGACCCACAGCCAGGCACAGCCCGGCGACATCGTCCTGAGCCTGGCCTCCACCTCCGGTGCCGGCGCGGAGGGCTACCGGCTCGCGATCGGCGCCACGGCCCAGATCACCGCCAACACCAGTGCAGGGGTGTACTACGGCGGCCGGACTCTGCTCCAGATTCTGCGTCAGGACCCGTCCCACGCCGCCCTGCCGGTCGGCTCGACGACGGACACCCCGGCGAAGCCGATGCGCGTGGTCATGCTCGACATGGGCCGCAAGTACTGGCAGCCCAGCTACGTCAAGGATTTGATCCGCCAGATGGGCTGGGTCAAGAGCAACGTCCTTGTCATGCACTTCGACGACGCCGAGGGCTTCAGGCTGAACAGCCCCGCGTTCCCCGGTCTGGCGGATCCGGCTTCCAGCTATACGCAGGCTCAGATCCAGGAGTTCCAGCAGGTCGCGGCTGAGAACAATGTCACGATCATGCCCGGGTTCGAGTTCCCGGGGCACGCCTCGGCGGTCGCGGACTACTTCCACGTCGGCTTCGGCGACGGTCCCAACGCGGACGGATCCGGCGCGACCTCGGCCAACTCCTGCGGCCAGCAGTACACGTACGGCTGGGTGACGCCCTCGTTCACCATGAACTTGACCAACCCCCGCAGTCTGCAGGTCTCCAAGCAGCTCCTGGACACCTTCCTGCCCTGGTTCAACGGCCCGTACGTTCAGCTCGGCGGTGACGAAGTGCCGGGCGGCCTCGCCGGCTGTCCCGCCGTGCAGTCCTACCTCACCGCCAACTCCGCGACCTACTCCACTCTCGGCGACCTGCTCTCCGGCTTCATCAACAACGTCAATGACCACGTGAAGACCACGAAGCCCGGCAGCCGCAGTGTCATCTTCAACGGCTTCGAGGCCATGAATCACCCGAAGCAGAGCGTCAACACGGACGTCATCGTGATGCAGTGGGACAGCGACGGGGCGACCAGCGCCGCCCTGGCGGGGTACGACACCATCGAGGCCGACCAGCACAACCTCTACCTCACCCCGAACAACTACCACAGGCTGTACCCGAACCAGTCCTGGATCTATCAGCAGTGGGCACCGAGCACGAGTGCGAAGTCGCTCGGCGGTGCGCTCTCGCTGTGGGACGACTACAACATGTGGGCCCAGGACCAGTTCTACGAGGACCTCGCCCGCACTCCCCGCGCCATGGTCGCCGACCGCATGTGGAACACCTCCCTCCCCACCGACACCGTGCCGGCGTTCCAGAGCCGCCTGAGCGCCATCGGCAACGCCCCGGGCATCATCGGGTTCCCGCCCCCCACTCGCGCGGGCAACGGTAAGCCGATCCACCTCTACCCGATGGACCCGGCCCCTTACCCCTCCGGCTGGCACGACGCCGCACCGCCCCCCAACGTGCGCCCGTTCCTGGACACCGTGGGAGGCCTGCACGGCTCCTCCTACATCCTGAGCTCGCCCTCGTTCGTGAGTGACGGCGCCGGCGGCAAGGCCGCCCACTTCAGCGGATCAGGCGACGGCATCGGTCTGGGCGGCGTGGACATCGCCGAGCCCTGGACGTACTCCGTCTGGGTGCGCCCCACGGGTACGCAGTCGGACGCCGCACTGCTGTCGTCCACGGCGGGGGCGATCAAACTCCAGCAGTTCGGCACGCAGGCGAAGGTCGGCCTCACCCGCTTCGGGGTCGGGGACTACTCGTTCAACTACACCGCGCCGCTCAACCAGTGGGTGCAGCTCACCTTCGTCGCGACGCCCGGCACCACCACGCTCTACGCCAACGGGCAGCAGGTCGGCCAGCTGGCCGTCTCCATCCCGCTCCCGATGCAGGCGGTCGGCGAGAGCAACAGAACCACGCTCGTCGGCGACCTCGACACCATGGCGATCTACGACCAGGCCCTGACCGCGGCCCAGGTCACCGCCCAGTACCTGGCCCCCGTCCAGGTCCCGCTGACCGCGTACGTCAACAACGACGGCATCTCCCCTGCCGGGGCCCACGACGGGAACTTCGACGGCTCCGGCTACACCTACCCCGCCGACGCCCTGCCGCAGCCCGGCCTCACCACCGTGGCAGGCACCCCGTTCCTCTTCCCCGACACCGCGGCCGGCCGCAACAACAACGTCGTCGCCCTCGGACAGACCATCACCACGGCGCAACGCCGCTACTCCAACGCCCGACTGCTGGTCGCCTCCAGCTACGGGGCGACCTCGGGTACGGTGACCTTCACCTACACCGACGGAACCACCGGTACCGCGCCCCTCAGCGCGGCCGACTGGTACGCGGCGAACGGCCAACTCACCGCTCCGAAGCGCTACACGCCCACCGGCGGAACGGACAACAGCAGCGTGTCGATGTACACCGTCTCCCTCACCCCCGACCCGCAGAGGGCCCTGGCCTCGATCAAGCTGCCCACCACGGCCCAGGCCGCACCGTCCACCCCGTCGATGCACGCCTTCGCCCTCACCCTGACGCCGGCACCGTGA
- a CDS encoding LysM peptidoglycan-binding domain-containing protein produces MTVGHETTAATTSTKATTKRNRVCVAVVAGAAVAALPVAGLVAAPPASAASTSTWDAVAQCESGGNWSINTGNGFYGGLQFTAGTWRAYGGTAYAPQANQAGRAQQIAVAEKVLASQGPGAWPVCSRKAGLARGGAPAQADTATTAKPAAPKAQAPKTQPKSAPPKPAPAPISDPSSTGTTRSGRTPTPSAPVNSPRNGAPIGTYTVKSGDTLSEIAVKFGKDVRSLYAENIRTIGGDPDLIFPDQVLDL; encoded by the coding sequence ATGACCGTCGGTCACGAGACCACCGCTGCCACCACCTCCACCAAGGCCACCACCAAGCGCAACCGAGTCTGCGTAGCCGTTGTGGCCGGCGCTGCCGTCGCCGCGCTGCCGGTGGCCGGACTCGTCGCGGCCCCCCCGGCCTCGGCCGCCTCCACCTCGACCTGGGACGCCGTTGCCCAGTGCGAGAGCGGCGGCAACTGGTCGATCAACACCGGCAACGGCTTCTACGGCGGTCTGCAGTTCACCGCCGGCACCTGGCGGGCGTACGGCGGCACCGCATACGCACCGCAGGCGAACCAGGCCGGCAGGGCACAGCAGATCGCTGTCGCAGAGAAGGTGCTCGCCTCGCAGGGCCCCGGCGCCTGGCCGGTCTGCTCCAGGAAGGCCGGTCTGGCCAGGGGCGGCGCGCCGGCCCAGGCCGACACCGCCACCACGGCCAAGCCGGCCGCGCCCAAGGCCCAGGCCCCGAAAACGCAGCCGAAGTCGGCGCCCCCCAAGCCCGCCCCTGCCCCGATATCCGACCCGAGCTCCACCGGCACCACGCGATCGGGGCGGACGCCGACCCCGTCAGCCCCGGTCAACTCCCCGAGGAACGGCGCCCCCATCGGTACCTACACCGTCAAGAGCGGCGACACCCTGAGCGAGATCGCGGTCAAGTTCGGCAAGGACGTGCGGAGCCTGTACGCGGAGAACATCCGGACCATAGGCGGGGACCCGGACCTGATCTTCCCGGACCAGGTGCTGGACCTCTGA